Genomic window (Candidatus Saccharibacteria bacterium oral taxon 488):
CTGCGAGGCATCATTTGGATCAACCACCCGCAAGTCAACGGTGATGTGCAGCGTTTCCTGCCAAGCTTTTACTAATTCACGAGCAGTATTTTCAAAATCAGAGCCCTTGAGCGTCACGAACGACAATTGCAAAACCTGCTCACCCTTTTTACGCTGATTACCGACTACCTTCCACCCCTCTTCGTCCAGTAACTTTTTTGCTGCTTCTGTGTCATACGGCAAACGACCGGCCAGTTGCCCGTCTACTTGGTCGTCAAAAATTGGGCCGTGTAGTGGCTTCTTGGCAAAGGCAAACTTCTCGCGTAGCGCTTGGGTATTAATCGACTGGACCAGTGCTTGCCGAACTTTGCGCGAACTCACCACTTCGCTCTGGGTATTAAATAATGCATAAACGCCATCGTTAATAGCGTACGACCGCGAGGCATACATGTGACGGATCTGGTCTGACTGAGCCATGTATGACAACTCCGGTGTAGCCATAATTTCACTCGTCTTGAGACCTTTGGTGATCTCGTCCCGCGTCGGATATACATACAGCTGAAAACGATCTAGCTTTGGCGCGCCATGATGATACTGCGAGTTAGCCACGAGATGAAGCACTTTTTTCGACCCTTCAGCATTGGCATTCTGTAGAATCCGCATAGCAAACGGCCCAGAGGTTACGGGCGACTTACCATAACCATGCTCGCGTAGCTCAGCCGGATTAACTTCACTGAGGCTGTGCTGAGGTAAAATCGGAAAGGTGAGAGCGTGCATGAATGGTGCATACGGGGCTGGCAGAGTAAATTGTACTGTCCGCTCGTCAACCTGCTTGACGTTGATCGACTGCCAGCCGGTAATTGACGATTGTGTCCGTGCATCCTTGAGTAGATTAACAGTAAACACCACGTCGCGAGCATCCAGTGGCGCTCCGTCTGACCACCTGAGATTACGGCGCAATTTGACCGTGTACTCAGTCTCGGCCTCATTGACTGTGACCGACTCAGCGAGGTCCCCCTTGATATGTCCGGTCGTATCATAATTATAGAGACTCGCAAACATCAGTCGGGCCGCTGACTTTTCGGCACTACTACGAGCAAAGATTGGGTTCAGCGTCTCTAGCGGGCCCAGCACACCCTCTGAATACGACCCACCCCTGGCTGGTGCGTTATGAGCGTACAATTCACGAAATGACAGCCACTGCACCATACTGATGGTAATCAATAGAATAACCAGAAAGATCCACCCCAGGACATGCCGCTTGACTCCAGCCAAATGTTCGAGGCGCGAAGAGATAAACATATGCGTGTGACGCAAGGTCGTCTTGGTCAGTTTTTGCGCTTGCCCATCAAGATCTTTTGTTGCGAAGTCCAGTCGCAGAAATTTTTTCCAAGATGATTTTTTTGTGTCCAAGGCGTGCTCCTAGCCCTTCAGACTCGGCAACACCAAACTCGCCAAGATCGACAGCACGAACACAACAGCAAACACAATAGTCACATCAAACAAGTTCTTGTCAAAACCTCGCCGCGTGGTGAACAGCTCGCCCGACGAGCCAAAGCCTGCGCCTAGGCTCGCGCCACGCTGCTGCAACAATATGGCAATGATCATCAAAATGGCTGATCCTAATGTGACATACGGCAAAATAGTATCAAGTGACATGCTTTCTCCTTATTCTGGCGCCAGCTTGATAACGAAGGCGCTACTTACTATATAGTTTACCAGACTGAGTATGATTCCGGCAAGAATTGACGAGCCAAAACTCATGGATAATCCCGGCGCCAGCGCCAATGATATATAAACCATGATGCCATTAACCACCAGCGTAAATAAGCCGAGCGTCAGTAAGATCGCCGGTAGCGACAAAATGACAACGATCGGTTTTAAGATAGAGTTGACGATCGAAAAGATTAGGCCAGCGAGGACAAACGTTGCCGTCGTCTCGACCACTGGCTCACTCGTCCCGAGAAGCCGCACCGCCACCCAGATGCCAACAGAATTAAGTATCCACCTGACAAAAAATATTGCAAATTGTCGTCTCATGACTACATTTCATTATATCATAACGCTAACAGGCGCCGTCGACTACCTTGCGCTCGGTGCTTTTGATGTGCATCTGGAGTTGCTGGCGACTACTCGTCCCCTCAATGCAGATCGCGGCCGGCGTCGAGCCAGACGGCGGGATTGTTCGTACAGTGATTACGATGTCTGGCGAGCCACTTTTGAACGACTGCGGCAATGTCGTTGGGTATGACCCTTTGAAGTTTTTCTCCTGCTCCGCCGCTGATAGCGCGTTCTGTAGATCTGATGTTATGGCTTTACGTACCGTCTCTTTGCGCCACCCGTTATAGCTGACGAGACCGATGCCCGCCAAGATGCCGATAACCACAACGACAATTAGTATTTCTATGACGGTAAATCCATATTTTCGACTCATACTTATGATGATAGCATAAGCATAATCTTTTTCGCTAGCTCTTTACCTATAATTTTTTCGAGATCAGTCAGCGAGGCGTTCCGTATATGGTTGATGCTGCCAAATTTTTTCAGCAATTTGGCGCGGGTTTTTGGCCCCACACCAGGAATTTCTTCCAGCTGGTTTTTCGTTTGCTGCTGACGCTTCAGCGCCGTGTGGTAACTCACCGCAAAGCGGTGCGACTCATCGCGGATGCGCTGGAACAGTTTGATTATGTCGGTTGTCGCGAGACCGCTCTCGTCTGTCGTCGGACGTTCTTTACGATTTTGCTCGGTACTGGCTCGCAAGTTTTTTGAATGCGAACCGGCATTACGCTGACTTGGGTGTAAATTCACCACATAGACGTCACCGTCTTCGTGAATTGCAATGCCTGTCCGTGGCTGCGACTGGATCTGTTTGATAAACGCCGTATCAATCTGCGAACCAATCTTATGCACTAGCAGTTCTTCCTCGCGCTTGGCGATGCTGACAATCGGCACGGTGACACCACGCTCATCGCGCGCTTTGATGGCCGCCGCTAGCTGGCCTTTACCGCCGTCAATCAGTAGCAGATCAGGACGACCCCAACTTTTCAGATTACGCTCACTCAGCCGGCGAAAAATCGTCTCGTACATATTACCCGTGTCATCATTTTTCTCACTGACTTTGAATTTGCGGTACTCCGCCCGGTCGCTGGCGCCATTAGTAAACACCACCATACTGGAGACAACCTGCTGGCCACTCATGTGCGAAATGTCATAACCCTCGATGCGCACTGGGATATTCTTTAGACCCAACAATTTCGCCAAATCAGCCAGCGCCTTGTCCTTAGAAATATCCAAAAACTCTTTGTCACCAAAACAAACCCGCCGCTGCAACTCCTGCATGGCACGCAGCTTATTGCGAAGATCAGCCGCCCGCTCAAAATCATGCAGCCCAGCCGCCGTTTTCATGTCGCGTTCCAGCTCGGCGGCGATGGCTTTACGATTACCCTTGATATAGCTGATGAGTTTGCGTAGATTAGCCTTGTATAGCTCCGGCCCATCACTCAGCCGCGGACTTAGTCCCAAATCTTCATCCAACTTCGACTGCCCTGGTCGCCGCTGCCTGGTCAAATAGGGAAACACCCGACGCAGATATCGTAGGGCTTTTTTCAAGGCAAAGCCATTATAAAACGGGCCAACATATTCCGCGCCGTCATCAGCTGGATTGCGCGTAAAACTGACGATCGGCCACTCGCTTTTCATGTCGATTCGCACATACATCTGCGATTTATCATCGCGCAGCAGTACGTTGTAGCGCGGCATATAGCGCTTGACCATCTCGCTTTCCAGAAACAACGCGTCAACCTCGCTCTCGGTCTCAATCCAATCAGTATCAGCAATTTCCGCCACCAACGCCATGGTTTTATTGTCCCGCCCGCGCGAATCTTGAAAATACTGGCGCACGCGGTTTTTCAGCACCGCCGCTTTGCCTACATAAATAATCTCGCCGCTGACCGACCTGTGGAAATAGACGCCCGGTGTGCGGGGCAGGGTTTTGAGTTTTTGCTGCAACCGTTTATTCACAGTATCATTATAACAGTCAAGCCTTACCGACAATGCCGCTTAGTACGCCATCCAGTTCACCCTGAGCAAGTCGTACCGCCCACTCTTGACGCTCAAGGAATGATAGCAATCCAGCCTTTAGCCCAAACCAGCCTAACTTTTTTCTAGCTTCGGCAACTTTTTTTGATTGTTCCCTGAACGTATAATACTGGTCGCGACAATCTTGCGGAATATCTGAAATTTTGCGGTTTGGCATTATAACTTTTATTAACTCCTCGACTTTTTCTTTGTCTTTTGGACGCCAGCCGGTAATTGAACGACATCCGTACGCTCCTAATTGAGCAATTGGATTAAGGATAGCACATACTGTCTCGCCATCTCTCTTCACAAGCCACTGATCAAGACTAGATAAAGGAATTTCCGTCTCAATACCGCCAAGACGCCAGTATAGACGACTTTCTTCTTCTCCTTCAACAGCAACATAACGATCACCAACAAAATCAAATATACCACGACGATTTTCTTCGTATGGATTAAGTCCAAAGGTTGAAATTACTAACTTATCACCGATAGCATCGGTCATTTCCTGCTGGCAACCCTTCACAACAACCTTATCTGTGCTTTGCACTAATGTATCAAGGTCTCGCACCGTGCCGTTATCACGTAGACGCGGTAAATCCACGTCATCAGGCAGACAAACGACATGATTATCCCAATCAATTTCGGCAGCATTGGTAACTGCATGTAGACCCAGCCCGCCGACAACGTTATACGGAACTTTGCGATCTTTCATTCTGTCATGAATGCTGTGTTCTACCAGCAGTGGGTATATATTTTCTGAAACTTCACTCATACTATAGTCCTTGTCCGCCTATTGTAAATCATTTGCCTTAGTTATATCAAGTAAATACCCTTCCAAAAACTCACTCCACTCCGGCACATTCTTTTCGCGGAAATAGGCACGTAAGAAATCAACCATAACGTACTGACGCTTCCCTGCTTCTATTCGCCCGGGCTCCGTCAACATCAAGCCTTTTAATTTCAGTAATTTTTCAAAAAAGTGATTAATAAAGCCGTCGGTATCATGCGTGTTGCCGTTAATGTCGTATTCTTCCGCCGCCAGATTAACATTTGGCCAAACCGCGGGGTCAAAAATCCGCCCACCGTGATGGCAGGCATACATCAACCCTCGCTCAATCCCAACCGCACCAATAGCATCGCACATGTCAGCGTCAGACACCAGCTGCCCCGCCAGCCGCCGCGGCTGCTGGCCGTTCAGCCGTTTGCTATAACCAATCGCCGCAATATTTTCTTTCTAATACCGCCTGGCATAAGTCAGCGGCCACTCCCGCCTCCGCCATACTATTGACCGTGTTCGTCAATTTCTCTGCCTGCGCTTTGCCGACTAATTTGTAATCATCAACGTCATGCAACCAAGCCGTCAATAGCACTTCGTACAGGTCTACCGGCTCATTACATTCGCTCGCAAAACGTTCCGCCAGCAGCGCCACTCGCTCAACGTGATCATCAGCATGGCCTGATGGATCGCCGCCTAATATATCACGCACTTTATTTTTTATTGTCTCAAGTTGAGCTATCTGCCGTTCGTCCATAAGCTTATTGTATCACCCATGCAGGTCTCGACCCACTAAACTATTTTCATTTTAGCCAAGAGGCGCTATAGTAGTGATGTGAAAACAACTGTCAAAAGAAAAGTACCTGAATTTATCAAGCGATCACTGGGACGAATTCCACGATTACCAACGCCAGAACCCATTTGGCAATTAGATAAAATCGACGAGAGCCTGACGCCAAATATGCGAGCGCTGCGGATGACAATGACAATCGCCGAGGAACTACTGGCGATGGGAGTGGCCGCACGGGACGTCGTGCATATGGCGTTGGGGATCACCGGCACGTACTGTAGGCGACGGGTTCATATTGATATCAGCTCAACGCTCATTACCATATCTCAAGATCGCGGTACCGAACGTGAACCACTCACATTAGTGCGGACGATTACCTTAAAATACGTTAATTACCAGACAATTCAGGCATTGCAAAACCTCGCCCTCACAATCCGTGACCATCATTTACCACTGGCCGAAGCTGAAAAACGCACTGAGGAATTATTAGCAGGCTCACGAGAGCACTCGCGCTGGATCGTCTGCCTAGCAGGCGGTAGCGTGTCAATGGGCGTGGTGATTTTATTTAACGGCTCGATCCTGATGAGCGGACTGGCGTTTGTGATGGGCTTTGTGGCGACGGCGACGATGAGGATTCTGGACAAATGGGGCCTCGCAACATTTTACCTCCAAATCATTACCGCACTCCTAATCACCCTGGCGGCGGGCGCTGCCCAGTGGCTGAATGGCTGGCTGGGCTGGCAGGTTGATACAACAATGCTGGTGATCAGCGGTATCGTGTTGTTGGTGGCAGGACTGATGATCGTCGGTGCTTTTCAGGATGCGATTGATGAATATTATGTAACAGCAAATGCCCGACTGCTGCGGGTAACTATGGCGACGATGGGTATTGTTGTCGGTGTAATGACCGGGCTATATATTATTCAGCGATTTGGGATTAGCTTTCCGGCTACACCAGATCGGCTGGGGCTAGCAGCAGACATACGAGCGCAATACTTAGGGGCATTGATCATTGCCGCTGCTTTTGCAGCAGGCAATCATGCGCGCCTATTCGGGATGCTGATCGCTGGTGGTATCGGCGTCTTGGGGTGGTGGATATCGAGTGCACTCGTTGGGCCGCTCGGAGTCGTTATCGCAAGTGGCGTTGCTGCAACAGTTGTTGGACTGATGTCGGTGCTATTATCCCGACTATGGCGCTTTCCTTCAGTGGCCATTATCGCTGCTGGCATCGTGCCGCTGGTGCCGGGCTTATCGCTCTACAACGGCTTGATGGGGGTGATCGAAAATCCACCGACCGACCCTGAATTTTTACTGTCCCTAGCGATATTGGCGCGAGCTATCATGATCGGCGTGGCCATCGCGATCGGCGCGTCGCTTGGTAATATGGTCGGCCGACCAGTACGGCGCGGTATGATTCGCTGGTATAATGAGCTCCTGCGACGACGAGAGATAAAAGTTCAATAAAGTACGCGCAAATTTTATTTCAAGACTACACACTCGTCGCCCAGTGTCTGACGCAGCTGACTCATGAGCTGATCGCCAGCCTCAACACGAAACGGCATGCGCATGGCAGACTTATTTGCCTCACCCAGCACCAACACCACGTCAGTCGCACCAGCGTATTCGGAGCAGAGCGACTTGAGTGCTACTAGTTTATCATGGTCGCTCGGGTTTTTGATATGAAGAAATAGCTTTTCTGTCTCGGGCACGGCGTGCGTGGCTGCTGGATGCGGTGGCGTGTTTGTCGTGTCGGCCGGTGTTGACTTCATGTTCGTCCCTTTCGCTGTCGATACTCGGGCTGCGCCTGCTCGCTGAGTCGTTTGAGTTCGAAATGCCGTACGCCGCTCTTGCTTGACCTTGCTACTCATCTTTGGCGCTTCCATTTTACGGCCAGTCGACTGATACTGCCGGAGGTCATCGTCAGAAATCAGTTCAATTTCATCAGCAATCATCTTGCTCTCTGATCCCAAATTACCATCCCGATCGCGGGCTGAGTTTTTGCCGGTCACCCGAATGACAGCGTCCTGGACGAGCTTGGCGCCGACTTGCTCATACAAATTCGGAAAGACGATAACTTCGCCTTCGCCAAACTTATCTTCGATCCCAACGAATGCCATCTTGCTGCCTGACTTGGTAACGATGGTGCGCACGGTCGTGATAATACCGCCGATCGTCATCAGGCGACCGTCGTATTCTGGCACTAACTGCGTTAATGGCTGCGCCTGCTCGCTGAGATATGTTTCATACGCATCGAGCGGATGCGCCGAAATATACAACCCCATCAGCTCGCGCTCCCACATCAACCGCTCTTTGTTGGTATGTTTGGCCGGCGCTGGCTGTAGCTGCATCGTTGGCTGAACATTAGCCGACTCATCACCAAGCATACCAAATAGGTCAGTCTGCCCCGACGCGGCCTCTTTCTGAGTTTTTTGAGCAAAGGCGACAATGGTATCAAGATTAAACAATAAATCAGACCGATCACCAAAGCCGTCAAAGGCACCAGTTTTGATCAGCGACTCCCAGGCCTTGCGGTTAAACTTGCTGGTCGACACTCGCTTGGCAAAATCTTCGACCGACTTGAACGGGCCATCAGCCTCGCGAGCACGAATAATTTCTTCCACCGCGCCGACACCAACGCCCTTGACCGCCGCCATACCGAAACGAATCTTCTTTTCACCAGGCACCACCGCGAACTCGACAAATGATTCATTAACGTCCGGGTTGAGCACTTCAATGCCCATGTGCTTACACTCGGTCATCTCGATGGCCAGGCGCTCAGTATCATCCTGGTCACTGGTCATCAGCGCCGCCATGAATGCGTCAGGATAATGCGCCTTGAGATACGCCGTCCAGTAGGCGATCAGGCCATAACACGCCGCGTGCGACTTATTGAAACAGTAGTTAGCAAATTCTTCCAGCGCGTCCCAAAACTGCTCAGCGATTTCCTTAGTCGCACCACCAACCTTGACCGCGCCTTCGACAAACTCTGGCTTGACCTTTTTCATCAGGTCAATTTTCTTTTTACCCACTGCTTTACGCAAGGTGTCGGCCTGGCCGCCGGTAAAGCCGCACCACTCTTTGGAAATCTGCATAAATTGCTCTTGATAAACCAAAATTCCATAGGTGTTTTTCAGCGAGTTTTCCATACCGGGGTGCAAGTAGGTGATTTCTTCTTCGCCGTGTTTACGCTTGATGAATGAGTCGATAAACTGCATCGGCCCCGGGCGGTACAAGGCCACCATGGCGATGATGTCTTCAAAGACGCTCGGCTTGAGCTCGCGCAGGTACCGCTTCATGCCGGCCGATTCTAGCTGAAACACGCCAGTGGTGTCACCGCGCTGGAATAATTTGTAGGTTTCTTCATCATCCAGCGGCAGCGTTGATAAATCTATTTCCGTTTTATAGACTTTACGAATAATACGCAGAGCGTTGTTAATGATGGACAGGTTAGACAAGCCCAAAAAGTCCATCTTCAGCAGCCCGAGTTCCTCAACCGGGCCCATTGGATACTGCGTTGCCACCACACCCTTTTGCGCCATCTCGAGCGGTACGTATTTCACCAAATCATCCGGCGCGATCACCACACCAGCAGCGTGCACACCGTGCGAACGAATCGTTCCCTCCAGCCGCGAGGCAAAGTCATAGACGGTTTTGGCGGTTGGATTACTTTCGTATTCTTTCTTGAGATCAGGGTCTTCCTCCAGCGACTTTTTGATGGGTACATGACGACCCTGCACAGGTGGCGGAATGAGCTTGGCCAGCCGGTCCGACTCGCCATATGGTACCTGCAGCACCCGCGCCACATCACGCACCGAAGCGCGCGCCGCCATGGTGCCAAAGGTACAGATGTTAGCCACTCGTTCTGAGCCATATTTCTTGGCACAATATTCGATCACCTCGCCGCGGCGCGTATCTTGAATATCGATGTCGATGTCGGGCATGGAAATACGGTCGGGATTGAGGAATCGCTCGAACAGCAAGTCGTAATGCAGCGGATCAAGGTCGGTGATATTCAGCGCATAAGCGATGATTGAACCAGCCGCCGAACCACGTCCCGGGCCAAAGATAATTCCTTGGGATTTGCCCCAGTTGATAAAATCCTGAACAATGAGGAAGTAGCCGTTATAACCCATGTTGTCGAGCACACCAAACTCCATGTCCAGTCGCTCTAGCTGCGCCTCTGATAACTTGGCTCGCAGCTGATCATTCGGGAGCTTCTTCGCGTCCTCCAACTTCATGCCAGCGTACCGTACTGCCATACCGCTATACACCAGATGATCCAGATATTCTTTTTCGGATTCACCGTTTGGCGTTGGAAATTTCGGGATGAGAATATCACCCAGTTTGATTTCCACGTCACAGCGGTCGGCGATGGCTTTGGTATTGGCAATTGCCTGAGGATTGGTTGTTTGCCACCGCGAAATGATGTCTTCTGGCGTCGTCAAATGCAGCTCAAAATCCTTCAAGCTCATCCGCTTTTCATCACTCAAATACGCACCAGTACCGACGCACAGCAAAATCTCATGCGCTTCTTGGTCTTCGTGATTGAGGTAATGGCCGTCGCTGGTCACCACACACGGAATGTCTAGTTCCTCGCTGATACGCTCAATGTAATCATTGACCTTTTTTTGCTCCGGCCAGTGACTGCGCGCCTCCGGGTGGCCATGGTCTTGCAGCTCCATGTAGTACCGATCGCCAAAGACTGACTTGTACCAGCCAGCAATTTCCTTGGCCTTTTCATAATCATCATTACGCAAATTCTCACCCAGCTCACCACCGATACAGCCGGACATACAGATGATGCCTTCATTGTATTGCTCGAGTAGCTCGTGATCAATACGCGGTTTGTAGTAGACGCCCTCAAGATTAGCAATGGTACTGAGCTGCATCAGGTTTTGATAGCCCTTGTGGTTCATCGCCAGCAGCGTCAGGTGATAGCGTGCCTTGTCCTTGGCGGGGTCACGGTCGTGACGAGTGCGCGCCGCCACATAGGTTTCGATGCCGATGATTGGCTTGATACCAACATTCTTGGCCGCTTTATAAAACTCGATCGCGCCCGACATCGTGCCGTGGTCAGTAATGGCACAGGCCTCCATGCCCAGTTCCTTCACACGAGCCACCATGTCAGGAATTTTAGTCAGCCCATCCAGAAGCGAATGGTGGGTGTGATTATGGAGGTGTACGTAATCAGACGGCTGCAACGCGGCCGCGGCTTGGACTGAAGCTGTCGTATGTTTGGTAGCCATTATTTATTGCGCCTCCCTTGTGGGCGCCACCTCCTCTTTCTCCACCCAGTATAGCATGCTAGCGCCGCCGCTGCATGGTATCAATCAGCTGGTTGAGAAAATCCGCCAGCGCCGGAAAGACGTCGGCAAACCGCCCCAG
Coding sequences:
- a CDS encoding DNA polymerase III subunit alpha, producing MATKHTTASVQAAAALQPSDYVHLHNHTHHSLLDGLTKIPDMVARVKELGMEACAITDHGTMSGAIEFYKAAKNVGIKPIIGIETYVAARTRHDRDPAKDKARYHLTLLAMNHKGYQNLMQLSTIANLEGVYYKPRIDHELLEQYNEGIICMSGCIGGELGENLRNDDYEKAKEIAGWYKSVFGDRYYMELQDHGHPEARSHWPEQKKVNDYIERISEELDIPCVVTSDGHYLNHEDQEAHEILLCVGTGAYLSDEKRMSLKDFELHLTTPEDIISRWQTTNPQAIANTKAIADRCDVEIKLGDILIPKFPTPNGESEKEYLDHLVYSGMAVRYAGMKLEDAKKLPNDQLRAKLSEAQLERLDMEFGVLDNMGYNGYFLIVQDFINWGKSQGIIFGPGRGSAAGSIIAYALNITDLDPLHYDLLFERFLNPDRISMPDIDIDIQDTRRGEVIEYCAKKYGSERVANICTFGTMAARASVRDVARVLQVPYGESDRLAKLIPPPVQGRHVPIKKSLEEDPDLKKEYESNPTAKTVYDFASRLEGTIRSHGVHAAGVVIAPDDLVKYVPLEMAQKGVVATQYPMGPVEELGLLKMDFLGLSNLSIINNALRIIRKVYKTEIDLSTLPLDDEETYKLFQRGDTTGVFQLESAGMKRYLRELKPSVFEDIIAMVALYRPGPMQFIDSFIKRKHGEEEITYLHPGMENSLKNTYGILVYQEQFMQISKEWCGFTGGQADTLRKAVGKKKIDLMKKVKPEFVEGAVKVGGATKEIAEQFWDALEEFANYCFNKSHAACYGLIAYWTAYLKAHYPDAFMAALMTSDQDDTERLAIEMTECKHMGIEVLNPDVNESFVEFAVVPGEKKIRFGMAAVKGVGVGAVEEIIRAREADGPFKSVEDFAKRVSTSKFNRKAWESLIKTGAFDGFGDRSDLLFNLDTIVAFAQKTQKEAASGQTDLFGMLGDESANVQPTMQLQPAPAKHTNKERLMWERELMGLYISAHPLDAYETYLSEQAQPLTQLVPEYDGRLMTIGGIITTVRTIVTKSGSKMAFVGIEDKFGEGEVIVFPNLYEQVGAKLVQDAVIRVTGKNSARDRDGNLGSESKMIADEIELISDDDLRQYQSTGRKMEAPKMSSKVKQERRTAFRTQTTQRAGAARVSTAKGTNMKSTPADTTNTPPHPAATHAVPETEKLFLHIKNPSDHDKLVALKSLCSEYAGATDVVLVLGEANKSAMRMPFRVEAGDQLMSQLRQTLGDECVVLK
- a CDS encoding peptide ABC transporter substrate-binding protein, yielding MDTKKSSWKKFLRLDFATKDLDGQAQKLTKTTLRHTHMFISSRLEHLAGVKRHVLGWIFLVILLITISMVQWLSFRELYAHNAPARGGSYSEGVLGPLETLNPIFARSSAEKSAARLMFASLYNYDTTGHIKGDLAESVTVNEAETEYTVKLRRNLRWSDGAPLDARDVVFTVNLLKDARTQSSITGWQSINVKQVDERTVQFTLPAPYAPFMHALTFPILPQHSLSEVNPAELREHGYGKSPVTSGPFAMRILQNANAEGSKKVLHLVANSQYHHGAPKLDRFQLYVYPTRDEITKGLKTSEIMATPELSYMAQSDQIRHMYASRSYAINDGVYALFNTQSEVVSSRKVRQALVQSINTQALREKFAFAKKPLHGPIFDDQVDGQLAGRLPYDTEAAKKLLDEEGWKVVGNQRKKGEQVLQLSFVTLKGSDFENTARELVKAWQETLHITVDLRVVDPNDASQNVLQSVLRPRGFDVLLYELVLGGDADVFAYWHSSQANQGGLNFANYNSAVADDALAAGRTKQSAKQRVSKYQTFTKHWQSDVPALALYQVQLDYIHLRSVSALDKSMRLVYPTDRFADVIYWTVRRESVYKTP
- a CDS encoding threonine/serine exporter family protein, whose translation is MKTTVKRKVPEFIKRSLGRIPRLPTPEPIWQLDKIDESLTPNMRALRMTMTIAEELLAMGVAARDVVHMALGITGTYCRRRVHIDISSTLITISQDRGTEREPLTLVRTITLKYVNYQTIQALQNLALTIRDHHLPLAEAEKRTEELLAGSREHSRWIVCLAGGSVSMGVVILFNGSILMSGLAFVMGFVATATMRILDKWGLATFYLQIITALLITLAAGAAQWLNGWLGWQVDTTMLVISGIVLLVAGLMIVGAFQDAIDEYYVTANARLLRVTMATMGIVVGVMTGLYIIQRFGISFPATPDRLGLAADIRAQYLGALIIAAAFAAGNHARLFGMLIAGGIGVLGWWISSALVGPLGVVIASGVAATVVGLMSVLLSRLWRFPSVAIIAAGIVPLVPGLSLYNGLMGVIENPPTDPEFLLSLAILARAIMIGVAIAIGASLGNMVGRPVRRGMIRWYNELLRRREIKVQ
- the secG gene encoding preprotein translocase subunit SecG; translation: MSLDTILPYVTLGSAILMIIAILLQQRGASLGAGFGSSGELFTTRRGFDKNLFDVTIVFAVVFVLSILASLVLPSLKG
- a CDS encoding excinuclease ABC subunit UvrC, with the translated sequence MNKRLQQKLKTLPRTPGVYFHRSVSGEIIYVGKAAVLKNRVRQYFQDSRGRDNKTMALVAEIADTDWIETESEVDALFLESEMVKRYMPRYNVLLRDDKSQMYVRIDMKSEWPIVSFTRNPADDGAEYVGPFYNGFALKKALRYLRRVFPYLTRQRRPGQSKLDEDLGLSPRLSDGPELYKANLRKLISYIKGNRKAIAAELERDMKTAAGLHDFERAADLRNKLRAMQELQRRVCFGDKEFLDISKDKALADLAKLLGLKNIPVRIEGYDISHMSGQQVVSSMVVFTNGASDRAEYRKFKVSEKNDDTGNMYETIFRRLSERNLKSWGRPDLLLIDGGKGQLAAAIKARDERGVTVPIVSIAKREEELLVHKIGSQIDTAFIKQIQSQPRTGIAIHEDGDVYVVNLHPSQRNAGSHSKNLRASTEQNRKERPTTDESGLATTDIIKLFQRIRDESHRFAVSYHTALKRQQQTKNQLEEIPGVGPKTRAKLLKKFGSINHIRNASLTDLEKIIGKELAKKIMLMLSS
- a CDS encoding phage holin family protein, producing MRRQFAIFFVRWILNSVGIWVAVRLLGTSEPVVETTATFVLAGLIFSIVNSILKPIVVILSLPAILLTLGLFTLVVNGIMVYISLALAPGLSMSFGSSILAGIILSLVNYIVSSAFVIKLAPE
- a CDS encoding prepilin-type N-terminal cleavage/methylation domain-containing protein, with translation MSRKYGFTVIEILIVVVVIGILAGIGLVSYNGWRKETVRKAITSDLQNALSAAEQEKNFKGSYPTTLPQSFKSGSPDIVITVRTIPPSGSTPAAICIEGTSSRQQLQMHIKSTERKVVDGAC